One segment of Carya illinoinensis cultivar Pawnee chromosome 1, C.illinoinensisPawnee_v1, whole genome shotgun sequence DNA contains the following:
- the LOC122302629 gene encoding uncharacterized protein LOC122302629, with the protein MLIIFLCMCYDNYFYCSLCIWTAMPESRSENCSSSGKSIVEYPICYCGIKACQRTAHTEENEGRRFFECQNYMSGKSCGYFCWYDPEIPSYCQKTIKRLQHSIDKLKLEVEKIQASMDIQSLNHRLQIESEKRKRQMEKATYVTLISLSWFFFVGLLISSCGWFKGKC; encoded by the exons atgttaataatttttctGTGTATGTGCTACGACAACTACTTTTATTGTTCTCTTTGTATATGGACAGCAATGCCTGAGTCACGTAGTGAAAATTGCTCAAGCTCAGGAAAGTCAATAGTTGAGTACCCAATTTGTTACTGTGGAATTAAAGCTTGTCAAAGAACTGCGCATACGGAGGAAAATGAGGGGCGGCGATTTTTTGAATGCCAAAACTATATG TCTGGGAAGTCTTGTGGATACTTCTGCTGGTATGACCCTGAAATACCATCATATTGCCAAAAAACTATCAAACGATTACAACACtcaattgataaattaaaacttgaagttgaaaagaTCCAAGCATCAATGGATATCCAAAGCTTGAATCATCGACTACAAATAGAGTCCGAGAAGCGCAAGAGGCAAATGGAGAAGGCTACCTACGTGACACTAATTTCATTGTCgtggtttttttttgttgggttgcTGATATCTAGTTGTGGTTGGTTCAAGgggaaatgttaa
- the LOC122297162 gene encoding protein FAR1-RELATED SEQUENCE 5-like, whose protein sequence is MASFVHLTDDEYDEVLVDDGPDNYDGTEEPKEDDGVEEPIVGMTFSSEEEVRSYYMRYAKQKGFGVRRRNSRQSEDGRVRWFTLVCARQGTAKSQASNILKPRQTERVGCKARINAVLNEDGGYTLSSVILDHTHYVSPGKARHFRCFKKVDARVAKRLEINDEAGIRTSKTFQSVIVEAGGYENVPFGQKECQNYIEKARQLRLGVGGVEALTNYFQEMQKKNVEFFYAIDVGPDMRLKNVFWADARSRAAYQSFGDVITFDTTYLTNAYKMPFAPFVGVNHHGQSILFGCGLISNEDAITFEWLFESWLKCMNDQPPNAIITEQDKAMKLAIARVFPTTRHRFCLWHIMKKLPEKFGSHSRYDEIKDSLHKCVYDSLSENEFEERWSALLETNDLRENAWLGLLYADRHYWVPAYVKNTFWAGMSTTQRSEGMNTFFDDYVHSRTTLKQFVDQYDSALRRKAENEAIANFNSFNTEIPCISHYPIEKQFQKIYTIAKFKEVQEEFRGFLYLTTSYFGGDGANFTYVVGDEIKVSDGFIKRVNYFVSVCGEDSLDITCSCKLFEFRGILCRHALRILAQLDKSEVPPKYILDRWRKDIKRQYVNVKSSYEATSNPEKQRFNRIQNCFYKLCSNAAKTERSCVKLISQLEQLKSEYPDDDSYGACSTAGLVTPIDGTTNNVLSPLVVRSKGRPTTKRRTHPVEKALKKPSTRRRLSTTEVQNPLIILYTYVEFIF, encoded by the coding sequence ATGGCTTCCTTTGTACACTTGACGGATGATGAGTATGATGAAGTATTGGTTGATGATGGGCCTGATAATTATGATGGTACCGAAGAACCTAAGGAAGATGATGGTGTCGAGGAACCAatagttggaatgactttttcTAGTGAGGAAGAAGTCCGGTCTTATTATATGAGATATGCTAAACAAAAAGGGTTCGGGGTCCGTAGAAGGAATTCTAGACAAAGCGAAGATGGGCGGGTTAGATGGTTCACATTGGTATGTGCGCGGCAAGGCACAGCAAAGAGTCAGGCTTCCAATATACTCAAGCCAAGACAAACAGAGAGGGTAGGGTGTAAAGCAAGAATTAATGCAGTTTTGAATGAAGATGGCGGATATACCTTGTCTAGTGTAATCTTGGATCACACACATTATGTCAGTCCAGGGAAAGCAAGACACTTTAGATGCTTCAAGAAGGTAGATGCTCGTGTGGCTAAGAGGCttgaaataaatgatgaagCTGGAATACGTACGTCAAAAACTTTCCAGAGTGTAATTGTTGAAGCGGGGGGGTATGAGAATGTGCCATTTGGGCAAAAGGAATGTCAAAACTATATTGAGAAAGCACGACAACTTCGTCTCGGAGTTGGAGGCGTTGAAGCTCTAACTAACTATTTCCAggaaatgcaaaaaaaaaatgttgaatttttttatgctaTTGATGTCGGCCCTGACATGAGGTTAAAGAATGTGTTTTGGGCAGACGCCCGAAGTAGAGCTGCGTATCAATCATTCGGGGATGTAATCACTTTTGATACCACATACTTGACCAACGCTTATAAAATGCCATTTGCGCCATTTGTGGGCGTGAACCATCATGGTCAGTCAATCCTATTCGGGTGTGGATTGATTTCCAATGAGGATGCGATTACTTTTGAGTGGTTGTTTGAGTCATGGTTGAAGTGTATGAATGACCAACCACCAAATGCAATCATTACAGAACAAGATAAGGCAATGAAACTTGCAATTGCCAGGGTGTTTCCAACAACTAGGCATCGCTTCTGTTTGTGGCATATCATGAAGAAGCTTCCAGAAAAATTTGGGTCACATTCTCGATATGACGAGATCAAAGATAGTCTACACAAATGTGTGTATGACTCATTAAGTGAGAATGAGTTTGAAGAACGATGGAGCGCTTTGCTTGAAACAAATGATCTTCGCGAGAATGCTTGGTTGGGATTGCTTTATGCTGATAGGCATTATTGGGTGCCGGCGTAcgtaaaaaatacattttgggcTGGAATGTCAACCACACAACGTAGTGAGGGCATGAATACATTTTTTGATGACTACGTTCACTCCCGGACCACATTGAAACAATTTGTGGATCAGTACGATTCAGCCCTTAGGAGGAAGGCAGAGAATGAAGCAATTGCTAACTTTAATTCATTTAACACTGAGATTCCTTGCATATCTCACTATCCTATCGAGAagcaatttcaaaaaatatatacaattgcCAAGTTCAAGGAAGTCCAAGAAGAATTTCGAGGGTTTTTGTATTTGACTACTTCGTATTTTGGTGGTGATGGGGCAAACTTTACGTACGTAGTCGGGGATGAGATTAAGGTGAGTGATGGATTCATTAAACGCGTAAACTATTTTGTTAGCGTATGTGGAGAAGATTCCCTTGATATTACATGCAGTTgcaaattatttgagtttagggGAATATTATGTCGACATGCTCTTCGAATCCTGGCACAGTTAGACAAGAGTGAAGTTCCGCCAAAATACATTTTGGATCGGTGGAGGAAGGATATAAAGAGACAATATGTCAATGTAAAAAGTAGTTATGAGGCGACGAGCAACCCTGAGAAACAAAGGTTCAATCGGATCCAGAATTGCTTCTATAAACTATGTTCAAATGCCGCAAAGACCGAGAGAAGCTGTGTGAAATTGATCAGCCAACTAGAACAGTTGAAGTCGGAGTACCCCGATGACGATTCATATGGTGCTTGTTCCACAGCTGGTCTTGTTACTCCCATTGATGGCACAACCAACAACGTTCTTAGTCCATTAGTTGTTCGGAGTAAAGGGAGACCCACAACTAAGAGAAGAACACACCCCGTTGAGAAGGCTCTCAAGAAACCGAGTACTAGAAGGAGATTGTCCACAACTGAGGTCCAAAATCCTTTGATTATTTTGTACACATAtgtagaattcattttttag